A single genomic interval of Penicillium psychrofluorescens genome assembly, chromosome: 2 harbors:
- a CDS encoding uncharacterized protein (ID:PFLUO_003280-T1.cds;~source:funannotate): protein MSSSMEPRPLASAFESPTFEEDSSFHVEQPVGSMSISPCGRDVVLASKEGLHVIDLDSPYSPPRYLPHHTPWEVADVQWSPFASRDYWVVSTSNQKALVWNLAMKTWQNSIEYVLHAHSRAITDINFSAFHPDILATCAVDSFIHCWDLRTPSRPAISFSDWFTGATQVKWNRQDPHVIASSHDRFLRIWDDRMGANPIWSIEAHSTKIYGVDWNRVRRGAIVTCSLDKTVKFWDYTSERETPEKLIRTPFPVWRARNTPFGWGVLAMPQRGNNDLHLYSRRAGEGTNPDEDLPLVHSFPGHKGQVKEFLWRPRGGVADGIDHRDFQLVTWGADRELRLHHVDPDILQRVGYEKGKSFISTRNLTRLGSVYRSFRDVNSELDVEDLESASSIAPNASNPHHGGSGTVMNAISVPYSRGWTRGGHVDTRVGMQPRSNLRADTNPIAWMRGVKISGWDIETLGDEISHVGEKFTKVVFDSVDVRQRKTTISLNGPWGAEGASLFLKVDIKFPVSYPKSATPTFNIQKTAAVTDELAGKLSAELRTIAETYMSRMRGCLEGAVRYLLGESSLEESIAWILGETGENVKSLVNGELEGDSSDEDEVGMTQSQELGMSTELLRPVNANVMVPVAKACGALWANDGRLVCFFPPKKDKSTAMFENLGFKEMTRLSRSGKVFEGFGRFQTASPGPRGSITIASTDDDGTSDYSDESESESSSSSGSSDDLLSGLQTRFPAPQTWRSAGSLGIHRPRSTDNSQRSTGGAGTVKSAEAPKNVVSIHDLSDILPVKRELATKYRITGKGTDVCAHNAAVALDTGSYELAQIWGLIKLILHVRRNPGTPLESGLGMRRMLQQKKDELASGPYKSVANSVIRWGDHPLGSHWLVPALFEHFERIGDVQMLAMLSCVLLEANPEGGAIDEPDKSPLRGSRQHSTFSLQFSTNGSTAQNKSLAPTPASSVPRDTYTPTRSSSETWRVDGTPPSYSTGTTPPISSRPRGIVDRKPQSHNISIAASPDQHFQSRGGFGSVLASSLSRSFTFGPSSASPPVANKKKPSPGEGPRAAAGQGVGSTTKKPAISSDLITSTTITSQTYSDTESDRPSQPTKPSGRFKVTFKNQNAFDGDGAPASDSLLDRNKEWLYRSYRAAYADLLSIWDLPVQESEVLKIGTVAGCEDDLHASSYWTRHGSAVTAIWDDSSELQGLDFQRHCMSCGHALQLSIFTPPSEKTDSIRSSRHSATSPSSPICSNCKPRQPLPTRLPCVICAEVVDGMLIPCLNCGHVSCFECHRQWFLAPGDRFDRPFEQPDPTKTLPSCPTGCGCICSEHVTVDVPMPTREEPNVVAPASPASPKQEPSSSSTTRRGQQPDKRQSRRKSEPAPADVGPVQPSKLGAGQLEDDLDLWQETSPFASLARGLGGGLSRGLRTTDERRKSKSGSPVVAVRRT, encoded by the coding sequence ATGTCGAGCTCCATGGAGCCACGTCCTCTGGCGTCGGCTTTTGAGAGCCCGACCTTCGAAGAGGACAGCTCCTTTCACGTGGAGCAGCCCGTTGGgtccatgtccatctcgccATGCGGTCGAGATGTCGTGCTGGCTTCCAAGGAGGGCCTCCATGTCATTGACCTGGACTCGCCATACTCGCCGCCGCGCTACCTGCCTCACCATACCCCGTGGGAGGTGGCCGATGTCCAATGGTCCCCATTCGCCTCGCGCGACTACTGGGTAGTCAGCACGTCCAACCAGAAGGCTTTAGTCTGGAActtggccatgaagaccTGGCAGAACTCAATCGAGTATGTGCTCCATGCACACTCCCGAGCCATCACCGACATCAACTTCTCCGCGTTTCACCCGGACATCCTCGCGACGTGTGCGGTCGACAGCTTCATTCACTGCTGGGACCTGCGCACTCCGTCGCGACCAGCGATTTCATTTTCGGATTGGTTTACCGGCGCCACGCAGGTCAAATGGAACCGACAAGACCCTCATGTCATCGCCAGCTCCCACGACCGGTTTCTTCGCATTTGGGATGATCGCATGGGCGCAAATCCGATATGGTCTATCGAAGCTCACAGCACCAAGATCTACGGCGTGGATTGGAATCGTGTCCGACGGGGCGCTATAGTGACCTGCTCCCTGGACAAAACCGTGAAGTTCTGGGACTATACCTCCGAACGAGAAACACCCGAAAAGCTCATTCGCACCCCGTTTCCAGTATGGCGAGCGAGAAACACTCCCTTTGGATGGGGCGTGCTGGCGATGCCGCAACGGGGTAACAATGACCTCCATCTGTACAGCCGGCGAGCTGGCGAGGGCACCAATCCAGACGAGGACCTACCCCTGGTGCATAGCTTTCCCGGACACAAGGGCCAAGTGAAGGAATTTCTGTGGAGACCCCGTGGAGGCGTGGCGGACGGCATTGATCATCGCGATTTTCAGCTCGTGACCTGGGGAGCTGACCGAGAGCTTCGGCTGCACCACGTGGATCCAGATATACTGCAACGCGTTGGCTATGAGAAGGGCAAATCCTTTATATCCACACGAAACCTGACCCGCCTAGGCTCGGTATACCGAAGTTTCCGTGATGTGAACTCAGAGCTGGACGTCGAAGACCTCGAATCGGCCTCATCCATCGCCCCGAACGCCTCAAATCCGCACCATGGAGGCTCTGGAACTGTGATGAATGCGATATCCGTTCCCTACTCGCGCGGTTGGACACGTGGAGGTCATGTCGACACCCGAGTCGGCATGCAGCCACGCTCGAACCTGAGGGCCGACACCAACCCGATTGCCTGGATGCGAGGTGTGAAGATATCGGGTTGGGATATTGAGACCCTGGGCGACGAAATCAGCCATGTCGGCGAAAAATTTACCAAGGTGGTTTTTGACTCGGTCGATGTACGCCAACGGAAGACCACTATATCTCTGAACGGACCCTGGGGCGCCGAGGGCGcttccctcttcctcaaaGTGGACATCAAGTTCCCAGTCAGCTACCCCAAGAGCGCCACACCGACATTCAACATCCAGAAAACCGCAGCGGTGACCGACGAACTAGCCGGAAAACTTTCTGCGGAGTTGCGAACCATTGCTGAGACCTACATGTCTCGTATGCGGGGGTGCCTCGAAGGTGCCGTTCGCTACCTTTTGGGTGAAAGCAGCCTGGAAGAAAGTATCGCGTGGATTCTCGGCGAGACGGGTGAGAATGTCAAGTCTCTGGTGAACGGCGAACTAGAAGGCGACTccagcgacgaggacgaagtGGGCATGACACAGAGCCAGGAGCTGGGCATGAGTACTGAACTGCTACGGCCAGTCAATGCGAACGTCATGGTGCCCGTAGCCAAGGCGTGCGGTGCGCTGTGGGCCAACGACGGTCGCCTCGTCTGCTTTTTCCCGCCCAAGAAAGATAAATCAACGGCCATGTTTGAAAACCTGGGATTCAAAGAAATGACCCGTCTGTCAAGATCAGGCAAGGTCTTTGAAGGCTTTGGTCGCTTCCAAACAGCCTCCCCTGGTCCGCGCGGATCCATCACCATTGCCAGcacggatgatgatggcaccTCTGATTATTCCGACGAGTCAGAGTCAGAGAGCTCCAGCTCTTCGGGATCATCCGATGATCTTCTTTCTGGGCTGCAGACCCGCTTTCCCGCACCCCAAACCTGGCGTAGCGCTGGTAGTTTGGGTATACATCGCCCGCGATCTACAGACAATTCTCAACGATCGACAGGAGGAGCTGGGACCGTTAAGTCGGCCGAAGCGCCCAAGAACGTCGTCTCCATTCATGACTTGAGCGATATATTGCCTGTGAAGCGGGAGCTGGCGACCAAATACCGCATCACCGGAAAAGGAACAGATGTCTGTGCCCACAACGCCGCCGTCGCTCTGGATACTGGCTCCTACGAGCTGGCCCAAATCTGGGGTCTTATCAAGCTCATATTGCATGTGCGAAGAAACCCCGGCACTCCTTTGGAATCGGGGCTGGGAATGCGGCGCAtgctgcagcagaagaaagacgaacTTGCTTCCGGTCCTTACAAAAGCGTTGCCAATAGCGTTATCCGATGGGGGGATCATCCACTTGGTAGCCATTGGCTGGTGCCCGCCCTGTTCGAGCATTTTGAGCGCATCGGTGATGTCCAAATGCTAGCCATGCTCTCGTGTGTGCTTCTTGAGGCCAACCCAGAGGGCGGAGCGATAGACGAACCGGATAAATCCCCTTTAAGGGGCTCGAGGCAACATTCTACTTTCTCCCTGCAGTTTTCTACAAATGGGTCTACTGCGCAAAACAAGTCACTGGCCCCTACACCGGCGTCATCGGTGCCCAGAGATACCTATACCCCGACGCGATCGTCAAGCGAGACTTGGCGGGTTGACGGGACACCACCATCATATTCGACTGGCACTACACCTCCAATCAGCTCTCGCCCACGAGGCATTGTCGACCGGAAACCACAGAGTCATAACATTTCCATTGCTGCATCGCCGGACCAGCATTTCCAGTCGCGCGGCGGATTCGGATCTGTATTGGCATCATCACTTTCCCGGTCATTCACTTTTGGACCGTCGTCAGCTTCGCCGCCGGTagccaacaagaagaaacccaGTCCGGGAGAGGGCCCACGCGCTGCTGCGGGTCAAGGGGTAGGGTCCACCACCAAAAAACCAGCGATTTCCAGCGATCTAATCACTTCTACTACTATCACCTCACAGACCTACTCCGATACCGAAAGCGACAGACCGTCTCAACCGACCAAACCGTCTGGGAGGTTCAAAGTCACGTTCAAGAATCAAAACGCGTTCGATGGGGACGGTGCACCCGCATCGGACTCCCTTCTTGATCGTAACAAGGAGTGGCTATACCGATCATACCGAGCCGCGTATGCGGACCTGCTATCAATTTGGGACCTGCCGGTCCAGGAAAGCGAGGTCCTCAAAATCGGTACGGTAGCTGGATGTGAGGATGACTTGCACGCGAGCTCGTACTGGACCCGTCACGGCTCGGCCGTTACTGCGATATGGGACGACTCCTCGGAGCTGCAGGGGTTGGACTTCCAGCGCCACTGCATGAGCTGCGGTCACGCTCTACAGCTATCCATCTTCACCCCGCCAAGCGAGAAGACCGATTCAATTCGGTCCAGTCGTCACTCAGCCACTTCGCCATCGTCCCCGATATGTTCGAACTGCAAGCCGCGACAGCCCCTTCCAACCAGACTTCCCTGCGTTATCTGCGCCGAAGTCGTGGACGGCATGCTGATCCCTTGTCTCAACTGCGGCCATGTAAGCTGTTTCGAGTGTCATCGACAATGGTTCCTCGCACCGGGCGATCGATTCGACAGGCCCTTTGAGCAGCCAGATCCCACCAAAACCCTACCCAGCTGTCCCACAGGGTGCGGCTGTATCTGCTCCGAGCATGTAACCGTCGACGTCCCCATGCCAACACGGGAAGAGCCTAATGTCGTTGCACCCGCGAGTCCCGCGAGTCCCAAGCAGGAaccttcctcctcatctaCTACTCGTCGCGGCCAACAGCCCGATAAACGCCAGAGCCGCCGCAAGTCTGAGCCCGCACCCGCCGATGTAGGTCCGGTGCAGCCATCTAAACTCGGGGCCGGACAATTGGAAGATGACCTCGATCTGTGGCAGGAGACGTCCCCGTTTGCGTCGCTAGCTCGGGGACTGGGCGGTGGTCTGAGTCGCGGGTTGCGCACCACTGATGAACGACGGAAATCGAAGTCTGGATCTCCCGTTGTGGCTGTGAGGCGTACATAA
- a CDS encoding uncharacterized protein (ID:PFLUO_003281-T1.cds;~source:funannotate), with protein sequence MSKGPQVGDSFPKDVVFSYIPWSEESGEITSCGIPINYHASKEWADKKVIVFALPGAFTPVCSANHVPEYIAKLPELRAKGVDVVAVLAYNDAYVMSAWGKANKVTGDDILFLSDPEAKFSKSIGWADEEGRTYRYAMIIDHGKVTYAAKEKSKNVLEVSSAENIYKHL encoded by the exons ATGTCTAAGGGTCCCCAAGTCGGCGACAGCTTCCCCAAGGACGTTGTCTTCTC GTATATCCCCTGGTCCGAAGAGTCCGGCGAGATCACCTCCTGCGGCATCCCGATTAACTACCACGCCTCCAAGGAATGGGCGGACAAGAAGGTCATCGTCTTCGCTCTGCCGG GCGCCTTCACCCCTGTCTGCTCCGCCAACCATGTCCCCGAGTACATCGCGAAATTGCCCGAGCTGCGCGCCAAGGGCGTCGATGTGGTCGCCGTGCTGGCCTACAATGACGCCTACGTGATGAGCGCCTGGGGCAAGGCGAACAAGGTGACCGGTGACGACATT CTGTTCCTTTCCGACCCGGAAGCCAAGTTCTCCAAGAGCATCGGCtgggccgacgaggagggccGGACCTACCGCTACGCCATGATCATCGACCATGGCAAGGTCACCTacgccgccaaggagaagtcgaagaatGTCCTCGAGGTCTCGAGCGCGGAGAACATCTACAAGCACCTGTAG